One Sulfurimonas sp. hsl 1-7 genomic window, CACCTCCGTTTGGACTGAGTCTTTTCTTCTTAAAAGGTGCTGCAAAAGATAGTGTAACAACTATGCAGATATACAAAGGGGTGATTCCTTTTATTTTATTGCAGTTAGTCGCACTGTCACTTGTAATTCTTTTCCCTGATTTGGTATTTGCTTTTATTTAAAAAAGAACACGATATAATCTTTGTAAAAAAGGGAAAATGTGGAAGATATTTTATATGCACCTTGGCGTGATGAATATGTAACAAATGAGAAGATCGAAGGGTGTGTATTTTGTCATATAAGTTCACATTCCCAAGATGATGAAAAACTACATGTTGTTTACAGGGATGAACACTGTTTTATCGTTATGAATAGATATCCTTACACTCCAGGGCACTTTATGATAATCCCCCACAAACATACAGACAAGCTAGAAGATTTAGAAAGTGATGTTTGGCTTCATATGACAGCTTTGGCACAAAAAGGTGTAAAACTTTTAAAAGAGGGGTTTGGTGCTCATGGTGTCAACATTGGAATGAACTTGGGAAAGGCAGGTGGAGCAGGGATAGCAGAACATATACACCTCCATTTAGTGCCGCGCTGGGAGCGAGATACTAACTTTATAACTTCGATCGCAAACAACCGTGTATACTCTACAGATTTTGAAAAGATTTATAAGAAAATCAAAAAACTATCACAAGAGTATATTTAAGCGCAAAAATTCAAAACCATTTAATACAAAAGTGCTATAATTTTGCCGGACAATTTTATAATAAAATTAAGGAAAATTTATGCAAAGAAGAGAGTTCCTAAAAAGTTCTCTTGTAGCTTCAGCAGCTGTTCTTGGCAGTACTGCTTTATCTGCGGGCGAAACGACACAACCAATTGATGGTAGAAAAGTCTCAAAAATGGCTTTTCCTGAAAAAAAACCACTTATTACATACTCTGATAGACCACCACTTTTAGAATCACCAAGAGGTGTATTTACTCAAGGATTAACACCAAATGATGAGTTCTTTGTAAGATGGCACTTACCGGAGATTCCACTTCATAACGATCCAGATAACTATACTATTAAAGTTAACGGTTTAGTTGACAAAGAGTTAGAGATCTCATTAAAAGAGCTAAAAACTGAATTTGAACAAGTTGAAGTAACAGCAGTTCTTCAGTGTGGTGGTAACTCACGTTCAGCATTCCATCCAATTGCAGGTGGTATCCAATGGGGTAGCGGTGCTATGGGATGTGCTAAATGGAAAGGTGTAAGACTTCGTGACGTTCTTAACCGTGCCGGTATGAAAAAAGAAGCACACTTTATTGGCTTTAACGGAAAAGACAATGCAGCTTACTATGAAACACCAAACTTTGTTCGTGAGATTGAGACACATGAACTTGATGATCATGTTATCCTTGCTTATGAGATGAACGGTGAAGATCTTCCTTACTTAAATGGTTATCCACTACGTCTTGTAATGCCTGGATACTATTCAGATAGCTGGGTTAAGATGTTAAGTGATATTACAGTGACAGATAAATATAAATCTCTTTTCTTTATGGATGTTGCTTATCGTATTCCTGACAATGAATGTGAGTGTGAAGAGCCTGATAACAAGTTCAAGCCTACAAAACCTATTACACATATGAATGTAAAATCTGTAATCGGTTACCCTGAAAACGGAATGAAGGTATATCACAATTCTCATTTAGTTGTTCGTGGTGTTGCATTTGATGACGGTACGGGTATCAGAGACGTTATGATCTCAACTGACGAAGGTAAAACTTGGGAAAAAGCACTGCTTAAACAAGGAAACGGTCGTTACTCATATACTGAATTCAGATATGCATTTAAACCAAATAAATACGGTAAATTATCATTTATGGCAAAAGCTATCAACCGTTTAGGTGAAGAGCAACCATTTGCAAAAGATATCAAATGGAACCACGGTGGATACAAATATAACGGTATCGATGTAGTTACAGTTGAAGTAGTGTAAGGGTAGGTTATGAAAAAAATATTATTATTAGCAGTTTTATCGGTTGGTTCACTTTTTGCACAGGTAAAAGGTGATGTTGAAGTTCCTTACATAGCATATGAGATCAAAATGGGTAAAGGTTTTGATGCTATTCAGGCAAATTGTCTTATGTGTCACTCTTTTGGTTATATCATTAACCAAGGGCCACAGTCAAAAGAGTTTTGGCATAAAAAAGTGGATAAAATGATTACACACTTTAAAGCACCAATTACAGATGAAGATGTAGAAATTTGTACTGAGTACCTATTTGAGCATTACGGTAATGGTAAGTTAAAATAAAGAGAAGCTTTTAGCTCTCTTTATCTCCTCCCTTTTTAGATCTTAAAACAAAGAAAAAAATCCCCGCAATTACTAAAAAAATTCCCACTCTAATTGTTAATGTTGTAAAGTCTGTCGTATCGTTCATTTTATATCCTATTATAATCTTAGACGTATTATATAAATTTTTAGTATATAAAAAAGTAAAAGAGATACTTGTATTTTAGTAGCTTAATATTTAAGCTATAAAGCACATTTTTCAAGAAGTTTTTATTGTATAATGTTACAAATTAATTTTGGAGAATAAAATGAAATTATTTGTAAAAGTAACTTCTATATTAGGCTTAATGCTAATGATTGGATGTTCAAACAGTTCTAACGAACTTCGTCCTGTTAACGGCGGTGTATGTAATAATCCTGCTTGTAAATGTGTAAAGCCTTGTCAATGTGGTGCAGGTTGTCAGTGTGGTCAAAACGGCAACTCTAAAACTATGGCTGATGATACGGTAAAATAGTAAAACCTAATGCAGGGAAAGTTTCCTGCATTAATAAAACCATATTTGACATATCTTCAAAATATATACATTTTATGTATATGAAATTGTGGATGTCTAAAATGAAACAAATAGTTAGTAATTTAAAAAGAAATATCTTTATAACCGTAGTAACAACGATAGCTTTACCTATCGTAGTCGGCTATCTCTTAAATAGATATTTTCCTATAAACTTTGTAAATATTCCCCTTCATTCTGCTTTAGAAGTAGCAGGCGGAACTATCGCTATTATTATCTCTTTAATTATCTTTTTAAAATATGAAAGCAAACATGTTTTTAATCATTACAATTATACAACCATAGCACTGTTAAGTATGGGTATTATCGATATTTTTCATGGAATTATGATGCCTGGAAAGTTATTTGTATGGCTGCATTCATCTGCTGTATTCTTCGGAGGGATGTTTTTTATGCTTGTTTGGATGAAGCAGAAGAAAACATCAAAACAAACATATAAGCTAGTGCCCGTTTCCGTAATCGTATTTGCTATACTATTTTCTCTATTTTCGATTATTTATTCGGAATATGTTCCTGATATGATTGATCCGGATAAATCTTTTAGTAGCGTTTCAAACTTCTTGAACATAGCAGGTGGATTGGGCTTCTTTGTTGCATCAATTAAGTTTCTTAAAGAGTATCTTTATACACAAAAATTCGATGAGATACTATTTGCCGGACACTGTATGTTATTCGGTATTGCAGGTGTCTTATTTACATCTTCGCTTCTATGGGATATGCAGTGGTGGTTATGGCATATATTAAGATTCTCTGCTTACATTATTGCCCTTTATTTTTTGTATTTAGAGTTTAATAAAGATATACAGCTCATTGAAAATAAAAATAGGGAACTGGAACTAGCTGATAAAAAAATAGGCCAATATCTTAGCATACTAGACAAAAATGTAATAACATCGACTACAGATCTTAAGGGAGATATTATTGATGTATCGGAAGCTTTTTGTAAAATTAGCGGCTATACAAAACAAGAATTAATAGGTCATTCACATAATATTGTAAGACATCCAGACATGCCGTCAAGTATATATAAAGAGGTATGGAATACATTACATCAAGGTAAAACATGGCGGGGTGAAATTAAAAACAGAAAAAAAGACGGCTCAGCCTATTGGGTAGACACTAATATTACACCTGTATATGACGAACATGGAAAAAAAGTTGGATATACAGCAGTTAGACAGGATATAACAAATAAAAAAAGAATTGAAGAGATA contains:
- a CDS encoding HIT family protein, which translates into the protein MEDILYAPWRDEYVTNEKIEGCVFCHISSHSQDDEKLHVVYRDEHCFIVMNRYPYTPGHFMIIPHKHTDKLEDLESDVWLHMTALAQKGVKLLKEGFGAHGVNIGMNLGKAGGAGIAEHIHLHLVPRWERDTNFITSIANNRVYSTDFEKIYKKIKKLSQEYI
- a CDS encoding molybdopterin-dependent oxidoreductase; this encodes MQRREFLKSSLVASAAVLGSTALSAGETTQPIDGRKVSKMAFPEKKPLITYSDRPPLLESPRGVFTQGLTPNDEFFVRWHLPEIPLHNDPDNYTIKVNGLVDKELEISLKELKTEFEQVEVTAVLQCGGNSRSAFHPIAGGIQWGSGAMGCAKWKGVRLRDVLNRAGMKKEAHFIGFNGKDNAAYYETPNFVREIETHELDDHVILAYEMNGEDLPYLNGYPLRLVMPGYYSDSWVKMLSDITVTDKYKSLFFMDVAYRIPDNECECEEPDNKFKPTKPITHMNVKSVIGYPENGMKVYHNSHLVVRGVAFDDGTGIRDVMISTDEGKTWEKALLKQGNGRYSYTEFRYAFKPNKYGKLSFMAKAINRLGEEQPFAKDIKWNHGGYKYNGIDVVTVEVV
- a CDS encoding sulfite:cytochrome C oxidoreductase subunit B — protein: MKKILLLAVLSVGSLFAQVKGDVEVPYIAYEIKMGKGFDAIQANCLMCHSFGYIINQGPQSKEFWHKKVDKMITHFKAPITDEDVEICTEYLFEHYGNGKLK
- a CDS encoding GGDEF domain-containing protein, which translates into the protein MKQIVSNLKRNIFITVVTTIALPIVVGYLLNRYFPINFVNIPLHSALEVAGGTIAIIISLIIFLKYESKHVFNHYNYTTIALLSMGIIDIFHGIMMPGKLFVWLHSSAVFFGGMFFMLVWMKQKKTSKQTYKLVPVSVIVFAILFSLFSIIYSEYVPDMIDPDKSFSSVSNFLNIAGGLGFFVASIKFLKEYLYTQKFDEILFAGHCMLFGIAGVLFTSSLLWDMQWWLWHILRFSAYIIALYFLYLEFNKDIQLIENKNRELELADKKIGQYLSILDKNVITSTTDLKGDIIDVSEAFCKISGYTKQELIGHSHNIVRHPDMPSSIYKEVWNTLHQGKTWRGEIKNRKKDGSAYWVDTNITPVYDEHGKKVGYTAVRQDITNKKRIEEISIRDGLTNIFNRRYFNELFPKYINMAKRKNELISFLILDIDHFKEYNDTYGHQKGDEVLITVAQTLKKSLKRADDFCFRLGGEEFGILFSVETKEKAALFSDEIRENIENLKIEHEHNSASQYITISLGVVSRYAKDISQPEKIYAEADKLLYKAKKSGRNKVSSE